In one window of Campylobacter ureolyticus ACS-301-V-Sch3b DNA:
- a CDS encoding cag pathogenicity island Cag12 family protein gives MNKFIIFVSLIFLFNGCSKPPKPIKLDSGSAISINHNLIVDKKYSVPKDNFLKNNNWTYNIYLSPVDKDTLIKNDLIVKTFYLAHNADKLIILGYEPLAKKYKDYFIKNDVNANIEIRPLDSINYKKDLVNILFFHTKETK, from the coding sequence ATGAATAAATTTATAATTTTTGTATCTTTGATTTTTCTTTTTAATGGTTGTTCGAAACCACCAAAGCCAATTAAATTAGATAGTGGTTCAGCCATATCAATAAATCATAATTTAATTGTAGATAAAAAATATAGTGTTCCTAAAGATAATTTTTTAAAAAATAATAATTGGACTTACAATATTTATTTGAGTCCAGTAGATAAAGATACTTTAATTAAAAATGATTTAATTGTTAAAACATTTTATTTGGCACATAATGCTGATAAATTGATTATTTTAGGATACGAACCATTAGCAAAGAAATACAAAGATTATTTTATTAAAAACGATGTAAATGCAAATATAGAAATTAGACCATTAGATTCAATAAATTATAAAAAAGACTTAGTAAATATATTATTTTTTCACACAAAGGAGACAAAATGA
- the virB10 gene encoding type IV secretion system protein VirB10, with product MSNEKNNSQNALNNNEENKEVKTNISELNDEAISTKKLQSIGIIVFGIIILILLALKFFSNKNSDEPVKETAIGTKIEQKDFDFKEPPVKTFQELVLKEEKEVETNETLQNTDNTNPFVIAQTKTSFMPKVYKSSSSLLINNSNSSSNSNNLSEEDKPVDFTDPNYNYSFDENGKIIRTPKNEFNKDYELGAFTPKIAKLNKYDPNLLLPKGTYIGCSLNTKLVSTIKGSISCTVSENIYSQNGNTLLIEKGSKISGFFNSGQLNDGMDRIFVVWQEIRTPNNIDIPVSSGATDELGGSGIQGYIDHHWLQRFGAAILLSVIDDAMNVALNGGTGNRNNQNKDYTENTRETTRDMADTALQKFINIEPTLYRNHGDLVAVYVNRDIDFSKVYKLNYIGNKIIK from the coding sequence ATGAGTAACGAAAAAAATAATAGTCAAAACGCTTTAAACAATAATGAAGAAAATAAAGAAGTAAAAACTAATATATCTGAATTAAATGATGAAGCAATTAGCACTAAAAAACTTCAAAGCATAGGAATTATTGTTTTTGGAATAATTATCTTAATTCTTTTGGCTTTAAAATTTTTTTCTAATAAAAATAGTGATGAGCCAGTAAAAGAAACAGCAATTGGAACTAAAATAGAGCAAAAAGATTTCGATTTTAAAGAACCGCCAGTTAAAACATTTCAAGAACTAGTTTTAAAAGAAGAAAAGGAAGTAGAAACAAATGAAACATTACAAAATACTGATAATACAAACCCTTTCGTAATAGCACAAACAAAAACATCTTTTATGCCAAAGGTTTATAAAAGCTCTAGTTCTTTATTGATAAATAACTCCAACTCATCCTCAAATTCCAATAATTTAAGCGAAGAAGATAAACCTGTAGATTTTACCGATCCAAATTATAATTATAGTTTTGATGAAAATGGCAAAATAATAAGAACTCCAAAAAATGAATTTAATAAAGATTATGAACTTGGTGCTTTCACTCCAAAAATAGCAAAATTAAACAAATATGATCCAAATTTATTGCTACCAAAAGGCACTTATATAGGTTGTAGTTTAAATACAAAATTAGTAAGCACAATCAAAGGAAGTATATCTTGCACAGTTTCTGAAAACATATATTCTCAAAATGGAAACACGCTTTTAATTGAAAAAGGATCAAAAATATCAGGGTTTTTTAATAGCGGACAATTAAATGATGGAATGGATAGAATTTTTGTCGTTTGGCAAGAAATTAGAACTCCGAACAATATAGATATACCAGTATCAAGTGGAGCAACTGATGAACTTGGTGGAAGTGGAATTCAAGGCTATATAGACCATCATTGGCTCCAAAGATTTGGTGCTGCTATTTTGCTTAGTGTAATCGATGATGCTATGAATGTGGCTTTAAATGGTGGAACTGGAAATAGAAATAACCAAAACAAAGACTATACAGAAAATACAAGAGAGACAACAAGGGATATGGCTGATACTGCTTTACAAAAATTTATAAATATCGAGCCTACTTTATATAGAAATCACGGGGATTTAGTAGCAGTTTATGTAAACAGAGATATTGATTTTAGTAAAGTTTATAAGCTTAATTATATAGGTAATAAAATAATTAAATAG
- a CDS encoding type IV secretory system conjugative DNA transfer family protein, with amino-acid sequence MQDKLNKAQIIFLSIVAIVISYFLTSVVIFVLNDALKLLPKVWKPEFTFLALINGYPKVYEALAISLFLSFSVVFLLPFIPKKEKLYGNARFANSADIRKMGLFPKKGKDGKIDNNGIIIGMYNNQLLRFGGQQFVALGAPTRSGKGVGIVIPNLLDYPNSCVVQDIKLECFEYTSKYRKEILKQDIFLFNPYSFKTHRYNPLFYIDMKGENADAELNDFANILYPLKNDGSVTDYFNGKAKDLFIGLCYMMNDLLGTRKGIAFLQKYELECSFSLYGILKLSEGLNFEVETADGEIKTISNFADTYNTLVEMKMVSPKAKERIDAFFEIKSDNERSSAMGSFISPLAIFRADNMRLATSANDFDFRDLRRKKMTIYIGITPDKLASAKPILNIFWQQLILINVQQGLPQSNKELKHPCLLLMDEFTASGYLATYSSAISFMAGYDLRSLIIYQADSQLTNNKPEGYGQAEANTLLKNHACRIYYAMKDDDAKRLSESLGTKTVKQRSRNLGSGGGGSESETSRALMLSKEIEEMQFDTEIIKIEGKPPIKCKKALYYSNKYFMDKFKEVSPSLKNIKEIPNRKSLENAIQNGETYIKIPLQNEETLQNYLKENIEKRLNELPIEEDAEIENALDNINIEDEEYNSDEYENFETRGNL; translated from the coding sequence ATGCAAGATAAGTTAAATAAAGCTCAAATCATATTTTTATCTATTGTTGCTATTGTTATATCTTATTTTTTAACAAGTGTTGTAATATTTGTATTAAATGACGCCTTAAAACTACTTCCAAAAGTATGGAAGCCTGAATTTACATTTTTAGCCTTAATTAATGGTTATCCAAAAGTATATGAAGCACTGGCCATTTCTCTATTTTTAAGTTTTAGTGTAGTTTTCTTACTCCCCTTTATACCAAAAAAAGAAAAATTATATGGAAATGCAAGATTTGCAAACTCAGCAGATATAAGAAAAATGGGGTTATTTCCTAAAAAAGGAAAAGATGGAAAAATAGATAACAACGGAATTATTATAGGTATGTATAATAACCAGCTTTTGAGATTTGGTGGGCAACAATTTGTAGCACTTGGAGCTCCAACAAGAAGCGGAAAAGGTGTTGGTATAGTTATACCAAATTTGCTTGATTATCCAAATTCTTGCGTTGTTCAAGATATAAAATTAGAATGTTTTGAATATACCAGTAAATATAGAAAAGAAATTCTAAAACAAGATATATTTTTATTCAATCCATATAGTTTTAAAACTCATCGTTATAATCCACTTTTTTATATAGATATGAAAGGTGAAAATGCCGATGCTGAACTAAACGACTTTGCAAATATTTTGTATCCACTGAAAAATGATGGCTCAGTAACTGATTATTTTAATGGAAAAGCAAAAGATCTTTTTATTGGGCTTTGCTATATGATGAATGACCTGCTTGGGACTAGAAAAGGTATAGCATTTTTACAAAAATATGAACTTGAATGCTCATTTTCTCTATATGGAATCTTAAAATTAAGTGAAGGATTAAATTTTGAAGTAGAAACAGCCGATGGAGAGATAAAAACAATATCAAATTTTGCAGATACTTACAATACTTTAGTAGAAATGAAAATGGTATCTCCGAAGGCAAAAGAAAGAATTGATGCATTCTTTGAAATTAAAAGCGATAATGAAAGAAGTTCAGCAATGGGTAGTTTTATATCCCCATTAGCAATATTTAGAGCTGATAATATGAGACTAGCTACTTCTGCAAATGACTTTGATTTTAGGGACTTAAGGCGTAAAAAAATGACAATTTATATTGGAATTACGCCTGATAAATTGGCTTCTGCAAAACCTATTTTGAATATATTTTGGCAACAGCTCATTTTAATAAATGTTCAGCAAGGCTTACCACAATCAAATAAAGAGCTAAAACATCCTTGCCTTCTTTTAATGGATGAATTTACAGCAAGTGGATATTTGGCAACTTATTCATCAGCTATATCATTTATGGCTGGATACGACTTAAGAAGTCTAATAATATATCAAGCAGATTCTCAACTTACAAACAACAAACCAGAAGGATATGGACAAGCAGAAGCAAATACCTTGCTAAAAAATCACGCTTGTAGAATTTACTACGCGATGAAAGATGATGATGCAAAAAGATTAAGTGAATCTCTTGGCACAAAAACAGTTAAGCAAAGAAGTAGAAATTTAGGCTCTGGTGGCGGCGGAAGCGAGAGCGAAACAAGTAGAGCTTTAATGCTTTCAAAAGAGATCGAGGAGATGCAGTTTGATACAGAAATTATCAAAATAGAGGGCAAACCACCGATTAAATGCAAAAAGGCTCTATATTATTCAAACAAATATTTTATGGATAAATTCAAAGAAGTAAGTCCTAGTTTAAAAAATATAAAAGAAATTCCAAATAGAAAATCATTAGAAAATGCAATTCAAAATGGTGAAACTTATATAAAAATACCACTTCAAAATGAAGAGACACTACAAAATTATTTAAAAGAAAATATAGAAAAAAGACTTAATGAGTTGCCAATAGAAGAAGATGCTGAGATAGAAAATGCATTAGACAATATAAATATAGAAGATGAGGAGTATAACAGTGATGAGTATGAAAATTTTGAAACAAGGGGAAATTTATGA
- the virB9 gene encoding P-type conjugative transfer protein VirB9 produces MHKFIFLFIIFYSTLFGISIPKISKFDNRITFATYNANDVFRVNCKNGFVAMLEFSKDERIINIATGFSDGWELIDRENFLFIKPKAYIIKQEEQVLADQNGDEVELQNNAVIQPNSTDWKTNLIVTTNERIYVFDLEIIEDKDINYKVEFSYPDEIKQKQKDKLAEEKRIKEVQKNKENIENELNKVTIPKNWDFLMHINKGSDTISPDFAYDDGVFTYLGFNNTKTIPSVFLYENVNKKSKESILNTHLKKDGNYDVLVIHKTAQKILLRSGDKLVGIFNNGYAKNPLDKTYNTINRSVEREIIKDE; encoded by the coding sequence ATGCATAAATTTATATTTTTATTTATAATATTTTATTCAACTCTATTTGGAATAAGCATACCAAAAATATCAAAATTTGATAACAGAATAACTTTTGCAACATATAACGCAAATGATGTTTTTCGGGTTAATTGCAAAAATGGTTTTGTTGCTATGTTGGAATTTAGCAAAGATGAAAGAATAATAAATATAGCTACTGGTTTTAGTGATGGTTGGGAATTAATAGATAGAGAAAATTTTTTATTTATAAAACCAAAAGCATATATCATAAAACAAGAAGAACAAGTTTTAGCAGATCAAAATGGCGATGAAGTAGAATTACAAAATAATGCAGTTATACAACCAAATTCTACAGATTGGAAAACAAACCTTATAGTCACTACAAATGAAAGAATTTATGTATTTGACTTAGAAATCATAGAAGATAAAGATATAAATTATAAGGTAGAATTTTCATATCCTGATGAAATCAAACAAAAACAAAAAGACAAATTGGCAGAAGAAAAAAGAATAAAAGAAGTTCAAAAAAATAAAGAAAATATTGAAAACGAACTTAATAAAGTTACTATCCCTAAAAATTGGGATTTTTTAATGCATATTAATAAAGGAAGTGACACAATTTCACCAGATTTTGCATACGATGATGGAGTTTTCACATATTTAGGCTTTAATAATACAAAAACCATTCCATCTGTTTTCTTATATGAAAATGTAAATAAAAAATCAAAAGAAAGTATTTTAAATACACATTTAAAAAAAGATGGAAATTACGATGTATTAGTAATTCACAAAACAGCTCAGAAAATACTTCTTAGAAGTGGTGATAAATTAGTTGGAATTTTCAATAATGGATATGCTAAAAATCCGCTTGATAAAACATATAACACTATAAATAGAAGCGTAGAAAGAGAGATTATAAAAGATGAGTAA
- a CDS encoding virB8 family protein, which yields MIDNNDTKTAISYEASIRYLVEKSNRRAWLIAFLSIFISIISVTAVVFLTPLKSVEPYVIRVDNTTGMVDIITSVNQTEFVSDNEALDKYFTTSYVKIREGYFYNILQNDYTTVQIWSSPEVSSDYLKIYEGDNSRVDILKNRTEIDVEINSVTLGNSNGMKMATIRFNQIYKDAKSRTITNKKAKIVTLAYDYSPQSLMTENERLINPLGFKVLTYRVDDEVER from the coding sequence ATGATAGACAATAATGACACAAAAACTGCTATAAGTTATGAAGCTAGTATCAGATATTTGGTTGAAAAATCAAATCGTAGAGCTTGGTTAATAGCTTTTTTATCAATTTTTATATCAATTATAAGTGTTACAGCAGTTGTATTCTTAACGCCGTTAAAAAGTGTAGAGCCTTATGTTATAAGAGTTGACAATACAACTGGAATGGTAGATATTATAACTTCTGTAAATCAGACAGAATTTGTATCTGACAATGAAGCATTAGATAAATATTTCACTACTTCTTATGTAAAAATTCGTGAAGGGTATTTTTATAATATTTTACAAAACGATTATACCACTGTTCAAATTTGGTCTAGTCCTGAAGTAAGCTCTGATTATTTAAAAATATATGAAGGTGATAATTCTAGAGTGGATATTTTAAAAAATAGAACTGAAATAGATGTAGAAATTAATTCTGTTACTCTTGGAAATAGCAATGGAATGAAGATGGCTACTATAAGATTTAATCAAATTTATAAAGATGCGAAATCTCGCACAATTACAAATAAAAAAGCTAAAATTGTAACTCTTGCATATGATTATTCTCCACAATCGTTAATGACAGAAAATGAAAGATTAATTAATCCACTAGGTTTTAAAGTTTTAACATATAGAGTTGATGATGAAGTGGAAAGGTAG
- a CDS encoding TrbM/KikA/MpfK family conjugal transfer protein: MKKIILLVAILFGSLNAVEVDLLTGDTRLSCEAILCLSSSVKPGECQPSLNRFFSIKEKKWEDTLNARKAFLKLCPVGESGENDAEFKKLRDNILVYISEPCNTEYLNSRVEYKTKEICGERRCRHIPISARINPNLPKSCKLLQTSKYTDIKVKYTCSGEFFPIDEWDKGITKNEIPQTFYNSLKAKDKNSVEEVKNKSKFCKRSHISFCQPKYYQKITINKNCWEQE, encoded by the coding sequence ATGAAAAAAATAATTTTGTTAGTAGCTATTTTATTTGGCTCATTAAACGCAGTTGAAGTTGATTTACTTACTGGTGACACGAGATTGAGTTGCGAAGCTATTTTATGTCTTAGTAGTTCTGTAAAACCAGGAGAATGCCAACCATCTCTTAATAGATTTTTTTCAATCAAAGAAAAAAAATGGGAAGATACACTAAATGCAAGAAAAGCATTTTTAAAACTATGCCCTGTTGGAGAAAGTGGTGAAAATGATGCTGAATTTAAAAAACTAAGAGACAATATTTTAGTTTATATTTCAGAGCCTTGCAATACAGAGTATTTAAATTCAAGAGTTGAATATAAAACAAAAGAAATTTGCGGAGAAAGAAGATGCAGACATATACCAATATCAGCAAGAATAAACCCTAACTTACCAAAAAGTTGCAAATTACTTCAAACAAGTAAATATACAGATATAAAAGTAAAATATACTTGCAGTGGTGAATTTTTTCCTATTGATGAATGGGATAAAGGAATAACTAAAAATGAAATACCACAAACTTTTTACAACTCATTAAAGGCAAAAGATAAAAATTCAGTTGAAGAAGTTAAAAACAAGTCAAAATTTTGTAAAAGAAGTCATATATCTTTTTGTCAGCCAAAATATTATCAAAAAATTACAATAAATAAAAATTGTTGGGAACAAGAATAA
- a CDS encoding ATPase, T2SS/T4P/T4SS family: protein MSGIRSSVSLSKYSNEYFGKYLQDDTINEICYNGGTAIFYEDSKGNWHIDENANFDYEKAIAFATSCASFKKDQIDKTKPILSCVLPTGERVQIVIPPATKDGIVSITIRKPSKVRYTLNDYISSGSIDKNSADFFIQAIKQGKNIVICGETGSGKTTLMKTFIDFIPLDERIITIEDVEEIRFYEHKNYQQLFYPSEAKESDFLNSTALLKSCLRMKPSRILLAEVRGAETYDFLNVISSGHNGSMTSCHAGSVKNCYNRLAMMSMQNEIARSLGKDMILDIIKNIIDLVIVFKKEHNGIRRVAEYLYEQKLYKNFDGIFKEVKDFV, encoded by the coding sequence ATGAGCGGTATTAGAAGCAGTGTTTCATTAAGTAAATATTCAAATGAATATTTTGGAAAATATTTACAAGATGACACAATTAACGAAATTTGCTATAACGGTGGCACTGCTATTTTCTATGAAGATAGCAAAGGCAATTGGCATATTGATGAAAATGCAAATTTTGATTATGAAAAAGCAATAGCATTTGCTACTTCTTGTGCCTCTTTTAAAAAAGATCAAATAGACAAAACAAAACCAATACTTTCTTGTGTATTGCCAACTGGCGAGAGGGTTCAAATCGTAATACCACCAGCGACAAAAGATGGTATCGTTTCAATCACAATTAGAAAGCCATCAAAAGTTCGATATACATTAAATGATTATATATCAAGTGGATCAATTGATAAAAATAGTGCTGATTTCTTTATCCAAGCCATTAAACAAGGGAAAAATATTGTCATTTGTGGTGAAACTGGAAGCGGAAAAACAACTTTAATGAAAACTTTTATTGATTTTATTCCATTAGATGAAAGAATTATAACTATTGAAGATGTTGAAGAAATAAGATTTTATGAACATAAAAACTATCAACAACTCTTTTACCCAAGCGAAGCTAAAGAAAGCGATTTTCTAAACTCAACAGCTCTTTTAAAATCTTGCCTTCGAATGAAACCGAGCAGAATTTTACTTGCAGAAGTTAGGGGAGCTGAAACATATGATTTTTTAAATGTTATCTCAAGCGGACACAATGGCTCAATGACAAGTTGTCACGCAGGAAGTGTCAAAAATTGCTACAACAGACTAGCAATGATGTCTATGCAAAATGAAATTGCCAGATCTCTTGGTAAAGATATGATACTTGACATTATAAAAAATATCATCGATTTAGTAATAGTCTTTAAAAAAGAGCATAACGGAATTAGGCGAGTAGCTGAATATTTATACGAACAAAAACTATATAAAAACTTTGATGGAATTTTTAAAGAAGTTAAGGATTTTGTATGA